The following are encoded together in the Juglans microcarpa x Juglans regia isolate MS1-56 chromosome 2D, Jm3101_v1.0, whole genome shotgun sequence genome:
- the LOC121248237 gene encoding alpha-1,4 glucan phosphorylase L isozyme, chloroplastic/amyloplastic isoform X2 — protein MAVSQFSAASTRPEAFSQPHHCTSLSRLFDFGSRSSGSKLFSIRTLTSRPVRRYFSVKNVSSEPKQKLKDTITEQEAPTTHSSFTPDAASIASSIKYHAEFTPLFSPEHFELPKAFFATAQSVRDALIINWNATYDYHEKLNVKQAYYLSMEFLQGRALLNAIGNLELTGAYAEALKKLGHELENVASQEPDAALGNGGLGRLASCFLDSLATLNYPAWGYGLRYKYGLFKQRITKDGQEEVAEDWLEMGNPWEVVRNDVSYPVKFYGKVESGSDGKKHWIGGEDIKAVAYDVPIPGYKTKNTINLRLWSTKAPSEDFDLHAFNTGEHTKAYEALTNAEKICYVLYPGDESMEGKVLRLKQQYTLCSASLQDIIACFERRSGANIKWEEFPEKVAVQMNDTHPTLCIPELMRILIDLKGLSWKEAWNITCRAVAYTNHTVLPEALEKWSLELMQKLLPRHVEIIEMIDEELVHTIVSEYGTDDSELLEKKLKEMRILENVELPAAFVDLFVKPEESPVDLPSEELESSLESSVDLPSEELESSEETVDPVDEEGESEEKVSQKKTIVLPEPVPELPKMVRMANLCVVGGHAVNGVAEIHSEIVKEEVFNAFFKLWPEKFQNKTNGVTPRRWIRYCNPELSKIITNWTGSEDWVLNTEKLAELRKFADTDDLQTQWRAVKRSNKLKLVSFLKEKTGYSVSPDAMFDIQVKRIHEYKRQLLNILGIVYRYKKMKEMSAMERKAKFVPRVCIFGGKAFATYIQAKRIVKFITDVGSTVNHDPEIGDLLKVVFVPDYNVSVAELLIPASELSQHISTAGMEASGTSNMKFAMNGCILIGTLDGANVEIREEVGKDNFFLFGAEAHEIAGLRKERAEGKFVPDPRFEEVKEFVRSGVFGPYNYEELMGSLEGTEGFGLADYFLVGKDFPSYLECQEKVDEAYRDQNIWTRMSILNTAGSPKFSSDRTIHEYAKHIWNIEPVELP, from the exons aTGGCTGTTTCGCAATTCTCTGCTGCTTCGACACGTCCCGAGGCATTTTCGCAACCACACCATTGCACTTCTCTCTCGAGGTTATTCGATTTCGGTTCCCGAAGCAGCGGATCCAAGCTGTTTTCGATCAGGACTTTGACTTCACGGCCTGTGAGGCGGTATTTCTCGGTGAAGAATGTCTCCAGCGAGCCGAAGCAGAAACTCAAGGATACTATCACCGAACAAG AAGCTCCTACCACTCACTCTTCTTTCACACCAGATGCGGCATCTATTGCCTCGAGTATTAAGTACCATGCCGAGTTCACACCGTTGTTTTCTCCTGAGCATTTTGAACTTCCAAAGGCTTTCTTTGCAACTGCACAAAGTGTTCGTGATGCTCTTATCATAAATTGGAATGCAACATATGATTACCATGAAAAGTTGAATGTAAAGCAGGCATATTATTTGTCGATGGAATTTCTACAG GGTAGAGCACTGTTAAATGCAATTGGTAATTTAGAGCTCACTGGTGCTTATGCAGAGGCTTTGAAAAAGCTTGGACATGAATTAGAAAATGTGGCTTCCCAg GAGCCTGATGCTGCACTTGGAAATGGTGGTCTTGGGCGCCTTGCCTCCTGTTTTCTGGACTCTTTGGCAACATTAAATTACCCAGCATGGGGTTATGGACTTAGATACAAGTATGGCTTGTTTAAACAGAGAATTACAAAAGATGGGCAGGAGGAAGTTGCTGAAGATTGGCTAGAG ATGGGCAATCCCTGGGAAGTTGTGAGAAATGATGTCTCGTATCCTGTAAAATTTTACGGCAAGGTTGAAAGTGGATCAGATGGAAAAAAGCACTGGATTGGAGGAGAAGATATAAAGGCTGTTGCTTATGATGTTCCAATTCCAggatacaaaacaaaaaacactatCAACCTGCGGCTTTGGTCGACCAAGGCTCCGTCAGAAGATTTTGACTTACATGCTTTTAATACTGGAGAGCACACCAAAGCATACGAGGCCCTAACAAATGCTGAGAAG atTTGTTATGTTCTCTACCCTGGGGATGAATCGATGGAGGGGAAAGTCCTTCGCTTGAAGCAACAATACACTTTATGTTCAGCTTCTCTACAAGATATCATTGCATGTTTTGAGAGAAGATCTGGAGCAAATATAAAATGGGAAGAGTTTCCTGAGAAGGTTGCAGTACAGATGAACGATACTCACCCAACTCTTTGTATCCCAGAGCTGATGAGGATTTTGATAGATTTGAAGGGTTTAAGCTGGAAGGAGGCCTGGAATATCACTTGCAG AGCTGTAGCATATACGAATCATACTGTTCTTCCGGAGGCATTGGAAAAATGGAGTTTAGAACTCATGCAGAAACTGCTTCCTCGGCATGTGGAGATCATAGAAATGATTGATGAGGAG CTTGTCCACACCATAGTCTCTGAGTATGGTACGGATGATTCTGAATTAttggagaaaaaattgaaagagatgagaatattagaaaatgttgaattgccTGCTGCCTTTGTGGATTTATTTGTCAAACCTGAGGAAAGCCCTGTTGATTTGCCAAGTGAGGAACTTGAAAGTTCT CTTGAAAGTTCTGTTGATTTGCCAAGTGAGGAACTTGAAAGTTCTGAAGAAACAGTTGACCCCGTTGACGAAGAAGGTGAATCTGAAGAAAAAGTCTCTCAGAAAAAGACTATAGTGTTGCCAGAACCAGTACCAGAACTGCCAAAGATGGTCCGAATGGCTAACCTCTGTGTTGTGGGTGGACATGCAGTAAATGGTGTCGCTGAGATTCATAGTGAAATAGTGAAGGAGGAAGTTTTTAATGCATTCTTTAAG TTGTGGCCTgagaaatttcaaaataaaacaaatgggGTGACACCAAGAAGGTGGATCCGCTACTGCAATCCGgaattaagtaaaattataaccAACTGGACTGGATCGGAAGACTGGGTCCTGAATACTGAAAAACTGGCAGAGTTACGAAAG tttgcAGATACTGACGATCTCCAAACCCAGTGGAGAGCCGTAAAAAGGAGTAATAAGTTGAAACTTGTTTCATTCCTCAAAGAGAAAACAGGATACTCTGTTAGCCCTGATGCAATGTTTGATATCCAG GTGAAGCGCATTCATGAGTACAAGAGACAACTATTGAATATCTTGGGAATTGTTTACCgctacaagaaaatgaaagaaatgagtGCGATGGAAAGGAAAGCAAAGTTTGTTCCACGAGTCTGTATTTTTGGGGGAAAAGCATTTGCTACTTATATCCAAGCCAAGAGAATTGTGAAATTTATCACTGATGTTGGGTCTACAGTTAACCATGATCCTGAAATAGGTGATTTGCTGAAG GTTGTTTTTGTCCCTGATTACAATGTCAGTGTTGCTGAATTGCTTATACCTGCAAGTGAGCTATCACAACACATAAG TACGGCTGGGATGGAGGCCAGTGGAACTAGCAACATGAAGTTTGCGATGAATGGTTGCATTCTGATTGGGACATTGGATGGGGCAAATGTGGAAATACGAGAAGAGGTTGGGAAAGACAACTTTTTCCTATTCGGTGCTGAAGCTCATGAGATTGCTGGGCTCAGGAAAGAGAGAGCCGAGGGAAAG TTTGTTCCGGACCCCCGTTTTGAGGAAGTCAAGGAATTTGTCAGAAGTGGTGTTTTTGGGCCTTACAATTATGAAGAACTTATGGGATCTTTGGAAGGAACTGAAGGTTTTGGCCTTGCTGATTATTTCCTCGTGGGCAAAGACTTCCCCAGTTATCTAGAATGCCAAGAGAAGGTTGATGAGGCATACCGAGACCAAAAT ATATGGACAAGAATGTCGATCTTGAATACAGCAGGTTCACCCAAGTTCAGCAGCGACAGAACGATCCACGAATATGCCAAGCACATATGGAACATTGAACCTGTCGAGTTGCCATAG
- the LOC121248237 gene encoding alpha-1,4 glucan phosphorylase L isozyme, chloroplastic/amyloplastic isoform X1, with the protein MAVSQFSAASTRPEAFSQPHHCTSLSRLFDFGSRSSGSKLFSIRTLTSRPVRRYFSVKNVSSEPKQKLKDTITEQEAPTTHSSFTPDAASIASSIKYHAEFTPLFSPEHFELPKAFFATAQSVRDALIINWNATYDYHEKLNVKQAYYLSMEFLQGRALLNAIGNLELTGAYAEALKKLGHELENVASQEPDAALGNGGLGRLASCFLDSLATLNYPAWGYGLRYKYGLFKQRITKDGQEEVAEDWLEMGNPWEVVRNDVSYPVKFYGKVESGSDGKKHWIGGEDIKAVAYDVPIPGYKTKNTINLRLWSTKAPSEDFDLHAFNTGEHTKAYEALTNAEKICYVLYPGDESMEGKVLRLKQQYTLCSASLQDIIACFERRSGANIKWEEFPEKVAVQMNDTHPTLCIPELMRILIDLKGLSWKEAWNITCRAVAYTNHTVLPEALEKWSLELMQKLLPRHVEIIEMIDEELVHTIVSEYGTDDSELLEKKLKEMRILENVELPAAFVDLFVKPEESPVDLPSEELESSVDLPSEELENSVDFPSEELESSVDLPSEELESSEETVDPVDEEGESEEKVSQKKTIVLPEPVPELPKMVRMANLCVVGGHAVNGVAEIHSEIVKEEVFNAFFKLWPEKFQNKTNGVTPRRWIRYCNPELSKIITNWTGSEDWVLNTEKLAELRKFADTDDLQTQWRAVKRSNKLKLVSFLKEKTGYSVSPDAMFDIQVKRIHEYKRQLLNILGIVYRYKKMKEMSAMERKAKFVPRVCIFGGKAFATYIQAKRIVKFITDVGSTVNHDPEIGDLLKVVFVPDYNVSVAELLIPASELSQHISTAGMEASGTSNMKFAMNGCILIGTLDGANVEIREEVGKDNFFLFGAEAHEIAGLRKERAEGKFVPDPRFEEVKEFVRSGVFGPYNYEELMGSLEGTEGFGLADYFLVGKDFPSYLECQEKVDEAYRDQNIWTRMSILNTAGSPKFSSDRTIHEYAKHIWNIEPVELP; encoded by the exons aTGGCTGTTTCGCAATTCTCTGCTGCTTCGACACGTCCCGAGGCATTTTCGCAACCACACCATTGCACTTCTCTCTCGAGGTTATTCGATTTCGGTTCCCGAAGCAGCGGATCCAAGCTGTTTTCGATCAGGACTTTGACTTCACGGCCTGTGAGGCGGTATTTCTCGGTGAAGAATGTCTCCAGCGAGCCGAAGCAGAAACTCAAGGATACTATCACCGAACAAG AAGCTCCTACCACTCACTCTTCTTTCACACCAGATGCGGCATCTATTGCCTCGAGTATTAAGTACCATGCCGAGTTCACACCGTTGTTTTCTCCTGAGCATTTTGAACTTCCAAAGGCTTTCTTTGCAACTGCACAAAGTGTTCGTGATGCTCTTATCATAAATTGGAATGCAACATATGATTACCATGAAAAGTTGAATGTAAAGCAGGCATATTATTTGTCGATGGAATTTCTACAG GGTAGAGCACTGTTAAATGCAATTGGTAATTTAGAGCTCACTGGTGCTTATGCAGAGGCTTTGAAAAAGCTTGGACATGAATTAGAAAATGTGGCTTCCCAg GAGCCTGATGCTGCACTTGGAAATGGTGGTCTTGGGCGCCTTGCCTCCTGTTTTCTGGACTCTTTGGCAACATTAAATTACCCAGCATGGGGTTATGGACTTAGATACAAGTATGGCTTGTTTAAACAGAGAATTACAAAAGATGGGCAGGAGGAAGTTGCTGAAGATTGGCTAGAG ATGGGCAATCCCTGGGAAGTTGTGAGAAATGATGTCTCGTATCCTGTAAAATTTTACGGCAAGGTTGAAAGTGGATCAGATGGAAAAAAGCACTGGATTGGAGGAGAAGATATAAAGGCTGTTGCTTATGATGTTCCAATTCCAggatacaaaacaaaaaacactatCAACCTGCGGCTTTGGTCGACCAAGGCTCCGTCAGAAGATTTTGACTTACATGCTTTTAATACTGGAGAGCACACCAAAGCATACGAGGCCCTAACAAATGCTGAGAAG atTTGTTATGTTCTCTACCCTGGGGATGAATCGATGGAGGGGAAAGTCCTTCGCTTGAAGCAACAATACACTTTATGTTCAGCTTCTCTACAAGATATCATTGCATGTTTTGAGAGAAGATCTGGAGCAAATATAAAATGGGAAGAGTTTCCTGAGAAGGTTGCAGTACAGATGAACGATACTCACCCAACTCTTTGTATCCCAGAGCTGATGAGGATTTTGATAGATTTGAAGGGTTTAAGCTGGAAGGAGGCCTGGAATATCACTTGCAG AGCTGTAGCATATACGAATCATACTGTTCTTCCGGAGGCATTGGAAAAATGGAGTTTAGAACTCATGCAGAAACTGCTTCCTCGGCATGTGGAGATCATAGAAATGATTGATGAGGAG CTTGTCCACACCATAGTCTCTGAGTATGGTACGGATGATTCTGAATTAttggagaaaaaattgaaagagatgagaatattagaaaatgttgaattgccTGCTGCCTTTGTGGATTTATTTGTCAAACCTGAGGAAAGCCCTGTTGATTTGCCAAGTGAGGAACTTGAAAGTTCTGTTGATTTGCCTAGTGAAGAACTTGAAAATTCTGTTGATTTTCCGAGTGAGGAACTTGAAAGTTCTGTTGATTTGCCAAGTGAGGAACTTGAAAGTTCTGAAGAAACAGTTGACCCCGTTGACGAAGAAGGTGAATCTGAAGAAAAAGTCTCTCAGAAAAAGACTATAGTGTTGCCAGAACCAGTACCAGAACTGCCAAAGATGGTCCGAATGGCTAACCTCTGTGTTGTGGGTGGACATGCAGTAAATGGTGTCGCTGAGATTCATAGTGAAATAGTGAAGGAGGAAGTTTTTAATGCATTCTTTAAG TTGTGGCCTgagaaatttcaaaataaaacaaatgggGTGACACCAAGAAGGTGGATCCGCTACTGCAATCCGgaattaagtaaaattataaccAACTGGACTGGATCGGAAGACTGGGTCCTGAATACTGAAAAACTGGCAGAGTTACGAAAG tttgcAGATACTGACGATCTCCAAACCCAGTGGAGAGCCGTAAAAAGGAGTAATAAGTTGAAACTTGTTTCATTCCTCAAAGAGAAAACAGGATACTCTGTTAGCCCTGATGCAATGTTTGATATCCAG GTGAAGCGCATTCATGAGTACAAGAGACAACTATTGAATATCTTGGGAATTGTTTACCgctacaagaaaatgaaagaaatgagtGCGATGGAAAGGAAAGCAAAGTTTGTTCCACGAGTCTGTATTTTTGGGGGAAAAGCATTTGCTACTTATATCCAAGCCAAGAGAATTGTGAAATTTATCACTGATGTTGGGTCTACAGTTAACCATGATCCTGAAATAGGTGATTTGCTGAAG GTTGTTTTTGTCCCTGATTACAATGTCAGTGTTGCTGAATTGCTTATACCTGCAAGTGAGCTATCACAACACATAAG TACGGCTGGGATGGAGGCCAGTGGAACTAGCAACATGAAGTTTGCGATGAATGGTTGCATTCTGATTGGGACATTGGATGGGGCAAATGTGGAAATACGAGAAGAGGTTGGGAAAGACAACTTTTTCCTATTCGGTGCTGAAGCTCATGAGATTGCTGGGCTCAGGAAAGAGAGAGCCGAGGGAAAG TTTGTTCCGGACCCCCGTTTTGAGGAAGTCAAGGAATTTGTCAGAAGTGGTGTTTTTGGGCCTTACAATTATGAAGAACTTATGGGATCTTTGGAAGGAACTGAAGGTTTTGGCCTTGCTGATTATTTCCTCGTGGGCAAAGACTTCCCCAGTTATCTAGAATGCCAAGAGAAGGTTGATGAGGCATACCGAGACCAAAAT ATATGGACAAGAATGTCGATCTTGAATACAGCAGGTTCACCCAAGTTCAGCAGCGACAGAACGATCCACGAATATGCCAAGCACATATGGAACATTGAACCTGTCGAGTTGCCATAG
- the LOC121248268 gene encoding pentatricopeptide repeat-containing protein At5g39350-like yields the protein MNGASHALSKTKQLLATTAARCQSLFRNFAATRSLTKIKQLHAHTIISGLLSSSKSTGIRSAVAAAYALCGDVRFARKLFDEVSDRSLFLYNVVIRMYIQNGLPYDALNVFVQLLASGQCRPDNFTYPFVIKACGDLSLLNVGVVVHGRTLVAGFDSDTFVQNSLLAMYMNCGEKEAARQVFDTMREWSVVSWNTMINGYFRNGCPKEATMIFNWMMDVGVEPDCATMVSVLPACAYFRDLVLGRRINALLEEKGLGKNIAVKNALVDMYAKCGSMDEARLVFDNMGERDVVTWTTMINGYILNVDARSALALCRLMQSDGVRPNSVSIASLLSACGSLCSIEYGRCLHGWAIRQKIESDVIVETALIDMYAKCKKVYLIFRVFGKTTKKRTVPWNALLSGCIHNGLAIEAMKIFKQMLMEAVQPNEATLNSLLPAYAILADLQQASNIHCYLVRSGFLASIEVATGMIDIYSKCGSLESAHQIFRGVPEKRRDIVLWSVIIAGYGVHGHGEIAVSLFYQMVQSGVKPNEVTFTSVLHACSHAGLVDKGLHLFKFMLENHQMSPCPDHYTCIIDLLGRAGRLNEAYDLIRTMPFKPNHAVWGALLGACVIHENVELGEVSAKWLFELEPENTGNYVLMAKIYAALGRWKDAENVRGMMNEIGLKKAPAHSLVDVRSL from the coding sequence ATGAATGGCGCCTCTCATGCTCTCTCAAAAACCAAGCAACTTCTCGCCACGACCGCTGCCCGGTGCCAGTCACTGTTCCGAAACTTTGCAGCCACTCGTTCACTCACGAAAATTAAACAACTCCATGCCCATACCATCATCTCGGGCCTCCTCTCCTCCTCGAAATCCACCGGGATTCGCTCAGCCGTCGCCGCTGCGTATGCTTTATGTGGGGACGTTCGATTTGCTCGTAAACTGTTTGATGAAGTTTCCGACcggagtttatttttgtataacgTCGTGATAAGAATGTACATACAAAACGGTCTACCCTATGACGCACTTAATGTATTTGTTCAATTGCTCGCTTCGGGGCAGTGCCGGCCCGATAACTTTACGTACCCATTTGTTATTAAGGCGTGCGGAGACTTGTCGTTGCTTAATGTAGGTGTTGTAGTTCACGGGCGAACACTGGTGGCTGGCTTTGATTCGGACACGTTTGTGCAGAATTCTTTGTTGGCGATGTATATGAACTGTGGGGAGAAGGAGGCAGCGAGACAGGTTTTCGATACGATGCGGGAGTGGAGTGTTGTGTCTTGGAATACCATGATTAATGGGTATTTTAGAAATGGGTGTCCAAAGGAAGCTACGATGATTTTTAATTGGATGATGGATGTGGGAGTAGAGCCTGATTGTGCCACCATGGTCTCTGTGTTGCCAGCTTGTGCTTACTTTAGGGATTTGGTATTGGGAAGAAGGATTAATGCATTACTCGAAGAGAAAGGTTTGGGGAAGAATATAGCAGTGAAGAATGCCCTGGTAGATATGTATGCAAAGTGCGGTAGCATGGATGAAGCAAGGTTAGTTTTTGATAACATGGGTGAGAGGGACGTGGTCACGTGGACAACCATGATTAATGGGTATATTTTGAATGTCGATGCAAGGAGCGCTTTGGCCCTTTGTCGGCTCATGCAGTCTGACGGGGTAAGACCCAATTCAGTAAGTATAGCTTCTCTTCTTTCAGCATGTGGCAGTTTGTGTTCTATTGAGTACGGTAGGTGCTTGCACGGGTGGGCAATAAGGCAAAAGATTGAGTCGGATGTTATTGTGGAGACTGCATTGATTGACATGTATGCAAAATGCAAAAAAGTTTACCTCATCTTTCGAGTGTTTGGTAAAACAACGAAAAAACGAACAGTCCCTTGGAATGCTCTTCTTTCTGGATGTATTCATAATGGACTTGCAATAGAAgcaatgaaaattttcaaacaaatgctAATGGAAGCAGTACAACCTAACGAAGCAACCTTGAATAGTCTCCTTCCAGCATACGCTATTCTTGCAGATTTGCAGCAAGCATCGAATATACACTGTTACCTGGTAAGATCTGGGTTTCTTGCAAGCATCGAAGTTGCTACTGGTATGATTGACATATACTCAAAATGTGGAAGCTTAGAATCTGCTCACCAAATTTTTAGGGGAGTTCCTGAAAAGAGAAGGGACATCGTCCTGTGGAGTGTGATAATAGCTGGTTATGGAGTTCATGGTCATGGTGAGATTGCTGTATCACTTTTCTATCAGATGGTTCAATCTGGGGTGAAACCCAACGAAGTCACTTTCACTTctgtattgcatgcatgcagccaTGCAGGTCTGGTGGATAAGGGTTTGCATTTGTTCAAGTTCATGCTTGAAAATCACCAAATGAGTCCTTGTCCTGATCACTACACATGCattattgatcttcttggtcgtGCTGGTCGACTGAATGAAGCTTATGATCTAATTAGAACAATGCCATTTAAGCCTAACCATGCTGTTTGGGGAGCACTGCTTGGTGCTTGCGTGATACATGAGAATGTTGAACTAGGGGAGGTGTCCGCAAAGTGGCTTTTTGAGCTTGAGCCAGAAAACACAGGAAATTATGTATTGATGGCAAAAATTTATGCCGCACTGGGCAGGTGGAAAGATGCTGAGAATGTGAGAGGCATGATGAATGAGATAGGATTAAAAAAAGCACCTGCCCACAGTTTGGTTGATGTCAGATCTCTGTGA